From the Paraflavitalea soli genome, the window TCAGGAACAGTTTTTCTTCCGGTGCCTTCAATAAGTGCAGGTACACCGTATTGCCTTTCTCCGTTACCGCTCCCCAATCCTGCGGTGCTATTGCACCTCCTTTGGTACCGTAAATGGTTTCGCCATATTGCTTCAGCCATTGTCCCATGGCATTCAACCGTTCTGTAAACTCAGGCTGGATAACGCCATTGGGCATAGGCCCGATATTCAGTAAGAAATTAGCATTATGACCTGCAGCCTTTACCAGGTAATGGATCAGCGCCTTGTTGGATTTGTAATTGCGGTCGGTAATGTTGAAACCCCAGGAATCATTGATGGTCTCACAGGTTTCCAGTGGCAGTTTGGAAACCGAAGCGCCGCCAAAACCGGTGGTATTGCCACCCGGCAGGTCTTTTTCAAAAGCCTGGAAATCTTCGCCCGGTATAGGTGCCAGATGGTGGTTATTACTGATAAGGCATTGCGGTTGCAGGCGGTGGATGAGGCTGTAGATCTCATCATACTTCCAGTCGACCTTCGAGACGGCCGTTTTATTGTGGTCATTCTCCAGCTGGTCCCAATGGCCATCAAACCAAATGCCGGCCACTTCTCCGTAATTGGTGAGCAGTTCTGTCAGCTGGGCTTTCATGAAGTTGATATAGGAGGGCCAGTTACTTTTCTCAGTACGGCCGGTGCCTTTGCCCGTGCGGCCAGTCTCGTATTGGTAATCCGTGCGGTACCAGTCGAGCAGGGAATAGTAAAAGAACAGCTTTATACCTTGCCGGTGGCATTCATCGGCCATCTGTTTTACAACGTCCTTTCCATAGGGCGTACCCATGATGCTCCAGTCGGATTGTTTGGTATCCCATAAACTAAATCCATCGTGGTGACGGGTAATAAGCGTAATGTATTGCATCCCGGCAGCCTTCGCCGTGCTGACCCATGTCTTTGCATCAAAACTGATGGGATTGAAAATATTGATGAGGCGGCGGTATTCAGGTACCTGGATATTCCGCTGGTTCATCACCCACTCCCCATGACCCAATACGCTGGAAGCGCCCCAATGGATAAACATGCCAAAGCGGGCACTGTCGAACCACTTGCGGGAGTCCATGTTTTGAGGAGATGGCGTATAGGTGGATTGGCTGAAGCCGGTGAGCGACAGGAAAACGAACAGGAAAGCAATGGTTAGTCTGATCATAGTGAATTATTTGGAATACGAAAGATAATGATAAAGCCTTAACGGGATACGTATTCCGGAAACTTGCGCAATCGATTGGATTGGGAACAGGTGGGTGGGCAAAAAAAAAATCCCGGAGCACAAACTCCGGGATCAAATATTATAAGGAACCAGTTATTCGTCAGGCATTATTCACGATTGACGATTACCGATTCACCATCTTACTTCTGCAGGTACATTACTTCCTTCACCAGTTTCACCGTGCGGGGTACATCAGGTAAGGCAGCAGCTACCAGGTTGGGGGCATAGTGCAGCGGTGCATCGGCAGCCGTGATACGGCGGATCGGTGCATCGAGGTAATCAAATGCTTCCTTCTGAATGCGGTAAGCAATCTCAGAAGACACTGAACACATAGGCCACTGCTCTTCCACAATCACCAGGCGGTTGGTCTTCTTAACGCTTTCCACGATGGTATGCCAGTCGAGCGGGCGGATGGTGCGCAGGTCGATCACCTCAGCGCTGATACCTTCTTTTTCCAGTTCGGCAGCAGCACCCAGGGCTACTTTCATCATTTTATTATAAGAAACGATGGTCACATCGCGGCCTTGCCTTTTCACATCGGCCTTACCAATGGGGATCAGGTATTCGCCTTCAGGTACTTCACCCTTGTCGCCGTACATCACCTCACTTTCCATGAACATCACCGGGTCATTGTCGCGAATGGCGGATTTCATTAAACCTTTGGCATCGTAAGGATTGGAAGGAGATATTACTTTGATACCGGGAATGTTGGCATAATAGCTCTCAAAGGCGGTGGAGTGCTGGGCGCCCAATTGACCGGCAGAGCCGTTGGGACCACGAAAAACGATGGGACAACTGATTTGTCCACCGCTCATTGCCAGCATCTTAGAAGCTGTATTTAAAATTTGATCCAAGGCCAGTACAGCAAAGTTCCAGGTCATGAACTCCACGATCGGACGCAAGCCGTTCTGAGCAGCTCCTACCGCGATACCGGTAAAACCCAATTCAGCGATCGGGGTATCAATTATCCTTTTCGGGCCAAATTCGTCCAGCATACCCTGGCTAACCTTATAGGCGCCATTGTATTCTGCTACTTCTTCACCCATCAGGAATACATTAGGATCTCTTCTCATTTCTTCGCTCATCGCTTCGCGCAGCGCTTCACGAAATGCTATTAATCTTGCCATCCGGTTTTTTTGTTTAATTAATCTAAACTCCCGACTGCAATAAGTCCTCATCGGGCGACGCAAAATTATTGGTTGAGAGGCAGATAAACAAATTGGATTGTCCTCAGACCATCGCTTTTTGTCCATACGTCAAACGGATTTCCCCCGCCCATTCCCCCGTGCTAGGTTTGTGTAAACGATGGGAATACCATTAAAAACGTAATTTCCTATTCATGAACAGGCGCTGGAAATATCTTATTCCTCCTTTATATGGCTTGCTGATCTATGCGACCATCCGGCTCATCAATGATACCCTGGCAGATGACCGATTCTGGGAACGGCCACTACTACTGAATACCATTGAAATTGGCTTTACGATCCTAATGGGGTATCTCATATTCTATGCCATGCAATGGGTGTTCCGTCATTTCGATCCTTTCCTGGCGAAAGGCGCCACCACCAGTACCATACGGAAGGAATTGTTGTGGGTATTCATAGTAACAGAAGTGGGCGTCAACCTGGTCATGACACCCATGGTGGCTTTAACGGATGATGGGCTATCCTGGGGCGACTTTGCCATCATCAATGTTATCCCTCTCCTATATAACCTGATCTACTACGCGGTCGTACGCAGCAATAAACTGCTCAAAGCCTATATTGATAATAAGATACAGCTGGAAAAGATCACCAACGACCATTTGCAAACCGAATTGAAATTCCTGAAAGCACAATACCATCCCCATTTCCTGTTCAATGCCCTCAACACAGTATATTTCCAGATGGATGAAGATGTACAGGCAGCCAAGCGGAGCATTGAGAAGTTTTCGGGGCTGCTGCGCTACCAGCTGTATGACCAGCAGCAAACCGTACCGCTTAGCCAGGAAATACAATACCTCACCAATTTTATTGAGCTGCAGCAGGTGCGTACTTCTGAAAAACTACAGTTGAAGGTTAATTTTGACCCCGCACTCAATGGTCAGCAGGTGTATCCCCTGCTGTTATTGCCCATGGTGGAAAATGCCTTTAAATATGCAGGAGGACGCTACCACATCGATATTGTGGCCAGGCTGGATGGCAACAACCTGGTATTTACCGTCACCAATTCTATCCCGCTCAATATGCCCGTAAAAGTTGACAGCGGTATCGGGCTGGAGAACCTTAAAAGGAGACTGGAATTATTGTATTCCGGCAAAAGCAGTTTACAAACAGCCAAACAGGCCGATGAGTTTTGGGCCGAATTACAAATAAAACTGGATTAATGGCACGCAAAATAACCTGTATCATAACAGACGATGAACCGATGGCCCGGAAGGGACTTCAAGGCTATGTAGAAAAGATCGATTTCCTGCAGCTGGTAGGCCAATGCGAGGATGCCTTGCAGCTGAACACCCTCCTGAAACAACAACCCGTAGACCTGCTATTCCTCGATATTGAGATGCCTTATATTACAGGCATTGATTTTCTGCAACAAACGCCCCAGCCCCCCAAAGTGATCTTTACCACGGCTTATGAGCAATATGCCATTCGCGGATACGAGTTGGATGTGTTGGACTACCTCCTGAAGCCTGTTTCCTTCGACCGTTTCCTCAAAGCAGCCAACAAGGCCTTTGACTATTTCCAGCCCTCCCCCGCTGCCGAACAGGCGCATGTATTCATTAAAACCGATACCCGGCTGGAAAAGATCAGGTTTGCCGATATCCTGTTTGCCGAAGCCATGGAGAACTATGTAGCGATTTATACAGCCGATAAAAAATTCATCACCCATTCCACGCTGAAAGGCTTGCAGGAAAGCCTGCCCGGCAGTATGTTTATCCAGCCGCACAAGTCATACCTGGTCAATATGCAGGCCATTGGTGCAGTAGAAGGCAATATCCTGCATGTGGGCAGGTACCAGGTGCCGATCTCCAAATACCAGAAAGAAGAGGTAATGGAACGAATTGGATACAGGAAGTGAAAATGTTGTTTGTATGGATGAATCTGCGTTTAGTACAATTTTACCGGCAGTCACAAGTCTTTTCACGATTTTTATACAGTGAAGAACAGAGTAAGGTTACATAGTATTTTCTGGCTGGCTTACCTGGTGCATGAACTTGCCCTGGAATATGCCTGGTTCAATTCCTATTTTCCAAATGTAACTGTGGGAGAACGGTTATGGTTGGCTTTCCGCACCGTGTTGTGGCTGTTACCGGGAAAGGTGTTGTTTACTTATTTCCTGTTGTGGGCCGTTGGCCGGGCGGTCAACCGCAACCGGATCATACCATGGCTCATACCGGCCTCCATCCTGGCAATCGTATTATCGGTAGCTTTATACCGCCTCATATTATATTACTACCTGGTGCCCATCGTGCTTCACAATCCCTGGAGTGAAGGAGCGCTATGGAACCCGCGAAGGATACTCGGCCATTTTGTGGACATTGGTTTTGTAGCTGCCTGTGCGGTAGCCATGAAATTTCTCCGCATGAACTGGCTTAGCCGGATGCGGGAAAAGAAATTACTACAGGAAAAACTGGAAGCAGAGTTGAAGTTCCTGCGTACGCAAACCAATCCCCACTTCCTGTTCAATACGTTGAATAATATCTATGCGCTGGCCCGTAAAAAATCAGATAATACGGCCGATGTGGTGATGAAACTATCCAAGTTGCTGCGCTTTATGCTGTACGAATCACGCAAGGAACGTATTCCTGTGAGTGCCGAGATACGGATGATCGAAGATTACCTGGAACTGGAGAAAATACGGTACAACGAACGGCTCACCATTCAATTTGAAAAGGATATTGATGATTCGACACAGCAAATAGCCCCCTTATTGTTATTGCCATTCATTGAAAACGCCTTCAAACATGGGGCCAGCGAAACCAGGTTCGACTCATTTATCCATATTGGTGTTGGGCTGAAAGAAGGGCACTTAAAATTTTGTATTGAAAATTCAAAAGAAGAAAACGGCATAACAACGGTCACCGACAATATTGGTCTTAGCAATGTGAAACGCCAACTGGAACTGATGTACCAGGAACACACTTTGCAGGTTGATAACCAGAAAGACCGTTTTACTGTTCACCTTACTATTAATCTTAACAACGATGCAACGCTATCATTGCCTTATTATTGAAGATGAGCCCCTGGCGGCTGAAGTACTGCAGGATTATATACGGCAGGTACCTTTCCTCGAACTGAAAGGCGTGGCCAGCGATGCCATCTTTGCGATGGAATTAATGCAGCAACAAAAGATAGACCTGATCTTCCTGGACATTCACCTGCCCAAACTGAAGGGGTTTGATTTCATCCGCACGTTGAAACAGCCCCCTCACATTATCATCACCTCTGCCTACCATGAATATGCCTTGCAAGGGTATGAATACAATGTAGTGGATTACCTGCTGAAGCCGATTGAGTTTAGCCGCTTCCTGATGGCCGTTAACAAACTGAAACAGTCGCCCGTACCGGCTGTTAGCATTACCTCGCTGATGCCTGGACCAGAAAGAGCTTACCTGTTCTTTAATGTGAGCAAAAAGAAGGTGAAAGTGTACCTGGATGAAATATTATACATAGAAAGCCTGAAAGAGTACATCCGCATCTATACGAAAACTAAGAATATACTCACCAAGTTCCAGTTGGGACAGATTGAAGAGCTGCTGGCCAAAAACAATTTCCTGCGGATACACCGATCTTTCATTGTAGCAAAAGACAAGATCGAAGCATTTACGGCTACAGACGTAGAGATATCGGGAAAGCTGATCCCTATTGGCAGGAGCTACAAAGAACTGGTACAATCCATCCTGGAAAAGAGTGCGGGTTAGCCATGAAGGTCCGCTTCCCTGTTACGAAATGCAATTTCCACCGCACCAGTGACATACTGCGGCTGATACAACAGGCTCATGGGGTCTTTCCGTTCCCTGGTTGAATAGCCTGTCTTTGATGCAGCAAAACTGCCTGTAAACTTATCTATTATAGTAAGTATAGGGTGTTAATATACAAGTAAGCCATGAAAAAATTGATGTTGCCGATCCTACTGGTAACAGGTCTCGCATACCTGGTATCGGGAAAAGTGCATCCGCCACCTAATGCGTCCCCGTGTAATGGTGTGCATGCAGAGAAAGAGATCTTACTGCCTGTAGAACGATTATTGTGGGCGCTGGATGCGCCATAAGTAAGTCTTTAGCATGACGAGTAGGTTCCGTTGGTGTTACGGTAAGAGCAGATCCGTCAAATCTGCTAATTGTAACCGGCTTATTCCGTAGGGGGAAGCCGGTTTTTCTTTTCGCCAGCACCAGGCAATCCCCCAGCCTTCACCGCTCACCTTTCACTGCTCACCCCTTCCCTCCTGCCGCTTCCAGCTTTTGTGTCTTGTTGCGCACGATGATGCACTTATCATGCGCTATCTCTTTGAAGCCATATTCATAACAATAATAGTAAGTCTCCTTTTCTTTATTAGTAAAAATGCTGGTAAAGAAATCAAAGCGGTAGCCTTTTTTAGCCAGTTCTGCTTTGGACCGGGCTGTGGCCCTTTCCACGCCTTCCATTGTTTCTTCCAGAATGCGCCGGTTACGGCGAAGAATATTGTTTACGTTGCGCACATAGTTAACGGAGTCACTGTTTAACTGATTATTGTAATTATTGCGGCAATAATCATCGCAAAATCTTTTATCGGCCCTCCCCTTTATAGTTTTCCCACAAGTAGGGCAAGTTCTGGCTTCGTTATTCATAGTCAATTATTTATGGGTAGATAGTTAATCAGTTTATCCGTTTGTAAGCGCTTACAAACGTTTACAAACACTTACATCCGAGTATAAACGACTATTAACCGGCTATGGATTTACGGGAGGTGCATTTTTGTGGGGACAGGCAGGCATCCCGGTGCCGGTCCGAAATAAAAAATCAATCATTTATTAAAACACACAATTATGTACGCATTAAGAAACAAAGTTCAACTGATCGGCTATGTAGGTATTGAACCAGAAGTAAGACTTACTGAGAAAAGAAAGAAATGGGTACGGTTCTCACTGGCTACCCATGAGACTTACAGGAATGCGCAGGGTGAGAAAGTTACAGAAACACAATGGCACCACCTGGTAGCCTGGGGCAAGGTGGCTGAAATAGTCGAAAAATACCTGCTCAAAGGAAAAGAAGTGGCAGTAGAAGGCAAGCTGGTGAACCGCAGTTATACGGATAAGGATGGTATTAAACGGTATACTACGGAGATACTGGTAAGTGAGGTATTATTACTGGGCGCTAAAAAAGAGCATAGTGTGGCAGCGGCCTAGTTAATTGTTTGCAAGGTGCACAGCATCACACCCCGGATGGCAGTGTAAAGCCTGTGCACTTTGCATTCATTATAATTCTTTTTGCATCAGCCAATCGGTCTGCGGATCATTGCCTACCACAAATATATGGTCGCTGAACTTCCGGAATCCCCATTTGGTATAGAAGGAAATGGCCCGCTGGTTATGCTCCCATACGCCCAGCCAGATCAACGCTTTCTTTTTATCCTGTGCTATGGAAAGGCATTCCTGCATCAACGCACTGCCCACACCTTTCCCGATAGTATTGGATACGGCATATATCCTGGCAATCTCGATAGCAGGTTTATCACCCAGTCCGGGAGGGTTTGGCGCTTCCCGTAAACGGGCATAGCCCACTACCACCTCTTCGGCAACGGCCAGTAAAAAGATACTGTCAGGCGCGGTAACTTCTGCCATTAGCTTTTCCCGGGTAAATTCTTCATTCATGAATTTCTCCATATCCTCCGGGGTATTGTCGGCAGCAAAGGAGTCGTAAAAAGTTTGCCGGCTCAGGTCAGCAATCATTCCTGCATCTTCGGCAGTGGCTCTTCGTATGGTGATCGTACTCATAAACTGATCACCATCGCGCTGGCCCCTCCGCCTCCATTACAGATACCTGCAGCTCCGTATTGGGCCTTGTTTTGCTTGAGCACATGAATGAGGGTCACAATGATACGGGCGCCGCTGGCACCCAGGGGATGACCAATACTCACAGCCCCTCCATGTACATTTACTTTGGCAGGATCGAGCTTCATGCGGCGTGTATTTTCAATGCCCACTACTGCAAAGGCTTCATTAAGCTCAAAATAGCCTATCTGGTCCAGGCTTAGGCCCGCTTTGGCTACCGCCTTGGGTAAGGCTATAGCAGGCGTAGTAGTAAACCATTCGGGTGCTTGTTCAGCATCGGCATAAGAAACTATTTTAGCCAATGGTTTTAATCCCAGTTCTTCGGCTTTCTCTTTGCTCATTAATACCAACGCCGCTGCACCATCGTTCATGGTGGAAGCATTGGCAGCTGTAACGCTGCCATCTTTCTGGAAAGCAGATTTCAGTTCGGGTATCTTATCAAACTTAACATTGTAAGGCTCTTCATCTTTGGCAAACAAGATAGGCTCGCCCTTACGTTGGGGAATGGACACCGGCACCACCTCATCATTGAATTTGCCGGCAGCCCAGGCAGCCTGGCTACGCTTATAACTTTCAATGGCAAATGCATCCTGTTCTTCACGGCTAATGCCACATTCTCTGGCGCAGAGTTCAGCGGCATTACCCATGGCCTTGCCATCATATACGTCTGTCAATCCGTCTTTGGCCAGACCATCGATCAATCCTGCATTGCCATATTTATTACCCCAGCGCATCTGATCTACATAAAAAGGCACATTACTCATACTTTCCATGCCGCCGGCCACCACGATATCTGCATCACCCAGGGCTATGCTTTGCGCGGCCTGCGCAATAGCTTTCATGCCGCTGGCGCAAACCTTATTCACAGTAGTACAATTGACTTCGTTGGGCAGACCGGCCAATTTGGCTGCCTGGCGGGCAGGCGCCTGGCCCAGGTTGGCCTGCAGCACACAGCCCATCAACACATCCTGTACCTGCTCCGGTTTAATACCTGCTCTTTCTACCGCCGCCTTAATGGCAATTGCGCCTAATTGAGTGGCACTGAAGTTTTTAAGACTTCCTCCAAAACTGCCTAATGGGGTACGTACAGCCGAGATAATATATACTTCGCGTTTGTTCATATAGCTGATCTTTATAATAGAATTGGGTGATAACGACTCACTTACAAACGTAAAGATAACGATTGTTAGTTTGTCCGCAACTCATACCGCTGCTCTGTCACATTTTTTCCGAAGGGAGCTACAGCGGGCCGTTCTTCCACCAGCATAAATCCATGTCTTTTGTACAAAGCAACTGCAGTGGGTAATTCACTGGTGGTCCACAGGAAGGAAGCCCTATAACCAGCCTGGCGCAGAAAGTCCATGTATAATTCCAGGAGCTTTTTTCCCAGGCCAATACCCCGGTAATCAGGATGAAGAATGAAGTAACGCAACTGGGCCGCTTCCCCGCGGTGCATCAGCAACAAAAAGCCTACGATCTTTTGCTGGTGCTCACAAACCCATACACGGTCCCTGGCGGCATCGTATTGCTGATAAAATTCAACGAGGCCTGCTGCTACATAGGATTCAAAGGCAACACCATACTGGTATTCCCGGCTGTATAACCAGCCATGCAGGTAAGTTATATAACCAATATCTCCTGGCTGTAAAGTGGTGCGTATATGGATATCATTAAGATCGACTGCAGGCTGCATAGAAATAAATTTGAAGCCTAAAGATAATACTAGCCTTTAGTATTCACCACCCGATACTTGCGCAAAGTATAAGAGCTGATCGCGCAAACGACCAGCTCTGTATTATAGCGTACGGATCAAATAAACTAACGTTGAATTCCCTCAAACTCGGCAGGCGTGGTACCTTCAATATAATCTTTGAACTTTTGTATATCGTGCTCTACGATCCTTTCAAAAGCCGGGTTTAATATCCTGGCAATAGCTACCCCAATATCTCCTGCCGGTGGCCGGTAAGTGATGGTTACCCGCAACTCAGTGCCTTCCTCCACATCCCTGAACTCTACCTTACCCGCATTCTCAATAGCTGATCCTGCAATGGAATGCCATCCTATCAGTACCCCATATTCGTCTTTCACGATCTCTGCATTCCAGCGTATCCGGCCAAGGTTGGCAGGTACAATAGCTTCCCAACGGGAATGAACCTGGTCTACTTCCCGCACTTTTGCCAGGTGATGCATAAAGGAAGGCAGGTTTTCCAGTTTGCGCCAAAAACGGTACACCTCATGCCTTGGCTTATTCACTACCAGGGTGGTACGTACATTGATGGCCGCTGTTCGCCTTACATCCCTCGTTTTACCCATCGCAGCATAGGCAGGACAACTACCCGAAGCACCCCGGTACAACAAAAAGCCACCTATCATACCTTGCAGGAAACTCTTCACCGGATGCTTTGTAAAATGCCGTACACCATGGCCAATAAGGGCTACACCTGTGGTAGCTGACAATAACCGCTCAGGCCAGCTCACATTGATCACATTATTGGTTTTTATATTGGGCAAAACCGGATCATCCATCCAGGTTTTCATCGCATCATATGTTTTCATATCACTTTTTTGTTACTGGCTACTAAAACCCTGCCTACCAGAGAGTGCAGTTATTTACAGTCTGTTATGGGGAATATGAGCAACAGTTTGCCCCCAGGCTGTGCCCGGTTTGTTTTATCGCCGGAATTTGTGGAAATTGAGACAAACAGCATCCCTATTCACTATATGCAGCGAATACTTCTCCTGTTACTACTTACTACATCGGTCAGTTACGGACAATCAGGCAGGAGCCAGGCATCGGCCATGGCCACAACCCTCTTGTCGGGACAAGATAGTGCCTTGCATTTATTTGAACAGGCACTGGAGTATATCCAGCGAAACCCTTTCAAAAAGGACATATCCTGGGACTCGTTGATTGCCACCTCCCGCGAACAATTGTCTGCAGCAACCTCCGTGCGCGATGCCCATACCGTGATCAACCAATGCCTGCAGCAGGTACAGGGTGCTCATAGTTTTGTAATGCCTGCCCGCCATGCGGCCCTGTACCATAATGATACAGCCCAGCTTAAACGTATACCGGCGTTAAAAGAACTGGTAGGCGCCATGAGCGCTGAAATGATCGATCAGGGTATTGGATACATATCCGTGCCCTGGATCAGTAGTTCCGACCCGGCGGTATGTGCCCTGATAGCCGACAGCCTGCAATCGCTGATCGGACACCTGGCAAAGCAAGGGGCTACCCGCTGGATCATCGACCTGCGTAAGAATATTGGCGGCAATTGCTGGCCTATGCTGGCAGGCATCGGTCCCCTGCTTGGCAATGGCGTATGTGGTTATTTTGTGCGCAAAGCAAGGGTAACCGACATCCGTTACCGGGAAGGTGCAGCCCTGCATAACAATACCACCATGTGCAAAGTCAGCAACCCGGTAACCCTTACCGATCAGCAACGACAGCAGATAGTGGTCCTTACCGGGCCCAAAACTTCCAGTTCGGGCGAAATACTGGCCCTGGCCTTTAAAGGAATGCCGCAGGTACGCCTGATGGGAGAACCCACAGCAGGCTTAACAACTGCCAACACCACCTATGACCTGTTTGATGGCTCCACTCTTGTAGTGACCATTTGCCAGGAAGCCGACAGGACCGGCAGGATCTGTGAAGGAAAGATCGTTCCTGACGATATTATTAAGTCCGATCCCCTTAAAGAGGAAGATGTGGTGAAAGCCAATGCCCTCATGTGGCTGCAAAGTAATTGAGCATCCATAGCCATGCGCCTTTTAGCGATGAACAGGCAAGTCTCCACCTGCGGCTGGCAATTTCTTCGTAACTTTTAGGAAAATAACGATATGGCGCAAAGCAGGCATCGTCACAAACACGCGCATCCACATGCGCATCCCCCCCATCCCTCCCCGGGTTCCAGGCAACAGGCAAAACGCAAAGCGGTAACTATTATGATGATCTTTCTGGGGGTATTAGGACTCTTTGTAGCTTATGTATCAGCAGGGCCTGAACTATTGTGGCTTACACTGGGCACCATAGCTGGTGTAGTGGCAGGATATTTTGTAGGACGCAGCATGGACAAGGCAGCCGCTAAATAAAAAAAGTGATACCTCCTTCACAAGGTATCACCTTTTAGAATTAATAAGCAGGCAAGCAAACGTTTAGTTATCAAGCGCAGCGAAGAAAAATCCTTCTTCGCTAAGAACGTGTTCATTCGGTATAAATCTTAACAGCGATTCCCGCACCATATCTTCGGCAGCCTGTTGGTAACGGGTACCTACTTCCGGTGTTTTCAAAGCAAACTTCCAGCTTTGTATTTTCAGGATCGCAATTTTACTGGCATGGATCGTATGGTTCTCCAATAACTTAAACTTCTCTGCCAGGTAATCCTGGTCGTTTTGGATGTTGGGGTTCATAGGGATTGAATGTTTTGATCGAATAGCCTTACCAATAATTAACGCAGGTGTAATATAGAAATTGTGTAGGTATAGCAGAAAAATACGATGTTATGAACAAAGTTTCCATGGCCTGGTACAATCAATCAAAAGAAGAGATCACTTCATCCTTCTCCGTTACCCCCAATGGTTTACCTGCCGCAGAAGCAGCCGAAAGGCTTAAAAAATTTGGTCCCAATACCCTGCCACCGCCCAAAGCTAAAAATATAGGGATCATCTTTCTCTCCCAGTTCCTCAGCCCCCTCATTTATGTATTGATCGGTGCAGCCATCCTGTCGGCCATCGCCGGGGAAGTCAATGATGCGCTCTTCATCACCACCATCATTGTTATCAATGCCATCCTGGGCACCTGGCAGGAATGGCAGGCCGAAAACAGCGCCGCCGCCTTGAAAACCCTGGTAACCGTAAAAGCAAGGATCAAACGGGATGGGAAAATACTGGAAATAGATGCTGCAGAGATCGTACCGGGCGATGTGGTACTGCTCGAAAGCGGGGTAAAAGTGCCTGCCGATATCCGGTTGATCAAGGCCCGGGAATTAAACATTGAAGAAGCCCTGCTAACCGGCGAATCGCAACCAGTGACCAAGACGACGGAAACATTACCGGACAAAGACCTTTCCCTGGGTGATCAGACCAATATGGCCTTTACAGCCACTACCGTGGTCAAAGGCCGTGGCTGGGGCTACGCAGTAGCTACGGCTAAGGATACCGAGATTGGCCGGATCGCGGGTTCACTCTCCGAAGGGAAAGCCGAAAAACCTCCCCTGATCCGGCGCATGGATGTTTTTTCACGGAAGATCAGCATTGGAGTGATAATAGCCTGTTTGTTATTGGGCTTCATCGGCTGGTATCGGGGTATGCCCATCATGGAGATCTTCTTCCTGATGATTGCCGTGGGTGTATCTGCCATTCCGGAAGGACTGCCCGTTGCCTTAACCGTAGCCCTGTCGATTGGTACACGCCGGATGGCCAGGCGCAACGTGATCGTACGCAGGCTCCCCGCCGTAGAAGGCCTGGGTAGTTGTACCATGATCGCTTCGGATAAAACAGGCACATTGACCATGGACCAGCAATCGGTTAA encodes:
- a CDS encoding single-stranded DNA-binding protein — encoded protein: MYALRNKVQLIGYVGIEPEVRLTEKRKKWVRFSLATHETYRNAQGEKVTETQWHHLVAWGKVAEIVEKYLLKGKEVAVEGKLVNRSYTDKDGIKRYTTEILVSEVLLLGAKKEHSVAAA
- a CDS encoding GNAT family N-acetyltransferase — protein: MSTITIRRATAEDAGMIADLSRQTFYDSFAADNTPEDMEKFMNEEFTREKLMAEVTAPDSIFLLAVAEEVVVGYARLREAPNPPGLGDKPAIEIARIYAVSNTIGKGVGSALMQECLSIAQDKKKALIWLGVWEHNQRAISFYTKWGFRKFSDHIFVVGNDPQTDWLMQKEL
- a CDS encoding thiolase family protein; amino-acid sequence: MNKREVYIISAVRTPLGSFGGSLKNFSATQLGAIAIKAAVERAGIKPEQVQDVLMGCVLQANLGQAPARQAAKLAGLPNEVNCTTVNKVCASGMKAIAQAAQSIALGDADIVVAGGMESMSNVPFYVDQMRWGNKYGNAGLIDGLAKDGLTDVYDGKAMGNAAELCARECGISREEQDAFAIESYKRSQAAWAAGKFNDEVVPVSIPQRKGEPILFAKDEEPYNVKFDKIPELKSAFQKDGSVTAANASTMNDGAAALVLMSKEKAEELGLKPLAKIVSYADAEQAPEWFTTTPAIALPKAVAKAGLSLDQIGYFELNEAFAVVGIENTRRMKLDPAKVNVHGGAVSIGHPLGASGARIIVTLIHVLKQNKAQYGAAGICNGGGGASAMVISL
- a CDS encoding GNAT family N-acetyltransferase — protein: MQPAVDLNDIHIRTTLQPGDIGYITYLHGWLYSREYQYGVAFESYVAAGLVEFYQQYDAARDRVWVCEHQQKIVGFLLLMHRGEAAQLRYFILHPDYRGIGLGKKLLELYMDFLRQAGYRASFLWTTSELPTAVALYKRHGFMLVEERPAVAPFGKNVTEQRYELRTN
- a CDS encoding SRPBCC family protein, translating into MKTYDAMKTWMDDPVLPNIKTNNVINVSWPERLLSATTGVALIGHGVRHFTKHPVKSFLQGMIGGFLLYRGASGSCPAYAAMGKTRDVRRTAAINVRTTLVVNKPRHEVYRFWRKLENLPSFMHHLAKVREVDQVHSRWEAIVPANLGRIRWNAEIVKDEYGVLIGWHSIAGSAIENAGKVEFRDVEEGTELRVTITYRPPAGDIGVAIARILNPAFERIVEHDIQKFKDYIEGTTPAEFEGIQR
- a CDS encoding S41 family peptidase, whose translation is MQRILLLLLLTTSVSYGQSGRSQASAMATTLLSGQDSALHLFEQALEYIQRNPFKKDISWDSLIATSREQLSAATSVRDAHTVINQCLQQVQGAHSFVMPARHAALYHNDTAQLKRIPALKELVGAMSAEMIDQGIGYISVPWISSSDPAVCALIADSLQSLIGHLAKQGATRWIIDLRKNIGGNCWPMLAGIGPLLGNGVCGYFVRKARVTDIRYREGAALHNNTTMCKVSNPVTLTDQQRQQIVVLTGPKTSSSGEILALAFKGMPQVRLMGEPTAGLTTANTTYDLFDGSTLVVTICQEADRTGRICEGKIVPDDIIKSDPLKEEDVVKANALMWLQSN